The following coding sequences are from one Gossypium hirsutum isolate 1008001.06 chromosome A12, Gossypium_hirsutum_v2.1, whole genome shotgun sequence window:
- the LOC107920097 gene encoding uncharacterized protein encodes MSTRRVARGRGRGCRGARAGSSALGYMPDVEAREAQASPVAEIGSFDRAIGNNALAQAMFHILERVAGTVGSSIVTWVRGSVMERLRPHRVENFRGVSRVVPSVAEYWLEAIERILDNLDYTPEQKLKGAVSLLRDEAYQWWLMVKEGTSSDRLTWEFFRSTFQGKYVGASYVNASRKEFLSLVQGDGPVAEYEAKFLRLSRYAQGIVATENDRCVRF; translated from the coding sequence ATGAGCACTAGAAGGGTTGCAAGAGGCCGCGGCAGAGGCTGTAGAGGTGCCAGAGCTGGATCATCGGCATTGGGGTACATGCCTGACGTTGAGGCGAGGGAAGCACAGGCTTCACCAGTGGCTGAGATAGGGTCATTCGACCGAGCTATTGGGAATAATGCACTGGCCCAGGCGATGTTTCatattttggaaagggttgctggtaCTGTTGGGTCTAGTATTGTTACTTGGGTCCGTGGGTCGGTTATGGAACGACTCCGGCCACATAGAGTAGAGAACTTTAGGGGAGTTTCTAGGGTGGTCCCTAGTGTGGCagaatactggttggaggccatCGAAAGAATTTTGGACAACCTCGACTACACGCCAGAACAAAAATTGAAGGGTGCCGTGTCCTTGCTGAGGGATGAAGCTTACCAATGGTGGCTTATGGTAAAAGAGGGTACCTCGTCTGATAgattgacttgggagttcttcaggTCCACGTTTCAAGGAAAGTATGTAGGCGCTAGCTATGTGAACGCTAGTAGAAAGGAGTTCCTGAGTTTGGTTCAAGGTGACGGACCTGTGGCTGAGTACGAGGCAAAATTTTTACGACTTAGCCGGTATGCCCAAGGAATAGTAGCAACAGAAAACGACCGCTGTGTTCGGTTTTAG